In [Phormidium] sp. ETS-05, the genomic window GATTAATGATATTGTTTGTGGCTTTTTTATTTTGTTTGAAAATTACTATTTAGTGGGAGATTTTATTGAAACCGAAGGAGCGATCGGCACCGTAGAGGCGATCGAACTCAGAAGCACCCGCATCCGCCATCCCAACGGACAACAACAAATTATCCGCAACGGCGATATCAAACATATTATCAACTATTCCAAGCAGTATATCTACGCCGTGGTAGAAGTAGGGGTAGCCTACGAGTCAGACCTCGATCGGGTCTATCAAATCATCGAGCAACTAGGAATCGAACTCCAAGAGCATTATCCCGAATCCGTGATGGAACCAACCATCGTGGAAGGTTTAGAATCCTTTGGAGTAGCCCAATTATTCATCCGCACCCTCACCAAAGTGAAACCGGGCACCCACTTGCACATCCAGCGAGTCTTAAGAAAGATGATTAAAAGCCGCTTTGATTTGGAGGGAATAGAAATCCCCCACAAAGGTAAACCCAAGTTTATTCCCGATGCGGGGACTCCGGTTGATACCGATGGGGGTAACATTCCGCCTTCCTAGCTGACCACGCGGTTAAAACTTTTCCAGCATCCACTCAGAAGCCCGATCGCCCAAATCCAGAGGAATACTTACCGCTTTCCCCAAGCGGGGTTTTTCCTTAGTTTGGGCAATATACGCCTGTACCTGGGGAGCCGCCCCCCAGGCATCTAGATAGCTGGCGACTGTATCCAGGTGTTCCATATATTCCGCCTCACTCAGGGGAAACGATGCTTGTTCCTGATATTTCCACATAATCTGGAGAAACAATTTGCCTCCAGTGCGGCGAAACTGGATATCGTAGGAGGCGCCCCACTTCTGGAGCAGGAGCTGGCGGATTTCCTGTGCGTTCATAACACTATTGTGCGCAAAAGTCAAGAGTTTTACAAAAATTAAGAAGATTCTCAGCTTCTTTACAGAAAAGATGACTGGGTGTCAAAAAATGTGATAATTTCCTGTGAAAGGCTCTAAAAGAGCATTTCACCCACCTTGCCGGGAGCTTAATGGTGAAAAAAAGGCAAGGAGATAGTAAAGTCGATTATTGACTAAAACATACAACTTAACACACAGATAGTGCGCTAGCTCATGGCTCAAGCTTCCGGATCTCCTGACGTACCCAGCATGGGGCGTCGCCAGTTTATGAACCTTCTCACGTTCGGTTCCGCCACGGGGGTGGCTCTCGGAGCCCTCTACCCCGTGGTCAAGTATTTTATCCCGCCCTCCAGCGGGGGCGCCGGGGGCGGACTGACTGCCAAAGACGCTTTGGGTAACGACATCAAGGCGAGCGAGTTTTTGGCCAGCCACAACCCGGGCGATCGCACCTTGGCTCAAGGATTCAAAGGCGATCCCACCTACGTGATTGTCACCGAAGATAAAGCGATCGCCGACTTCGGCTTAAACGCCGTTTGCACCCACTTGGGTTGCGTCGTGCCTTGGAACGCCGGGGAAAACAAATTCATCTGTCCCTGCCACGGTTCTCAATACAACGCCCAGGGTAAAGTAGTACGCGGACCAGCCCCCCTATCTCTGGCTCTGGTTCACGTCAACGTCGCCGATGACAAAATTAACCTCACCCAGTGGAAGGAAACCGACTTCCGCACCGGCGAAGAACCCTGGTGGGCGTAGGGAGACGGGGTAAAAGGGGGCCTTTTTGAAAATCAGGGACCAGGGACTAGGGGACCAGGGAACCAGGGGAGTGTGGGGAGTGTGGGGAGTGTGGGGAGTGTGGGGAGTGTGGGGAGGAAGATTGCTTCCCCCTCTTCCCCATCCTCCCACCCCTCCCCGTCCCCCCTGCCCCCCTGCCCCCCTGCCCCCCTGGTCCCCTGCCCCCCTGCCCCCCTGCCCTCCTGCCCCCCATCCCGGAACTTACGTGAAATCGCATAACCTTTGGAGCTGAGAACACCCACACTACAGATGAAAAAAATGTCCCGGAACAGCGCTGCCCAAGAAAAGCGCCAACCCAAACTCCTGAATGCTTTAGGGCGAGCGATCGCCACCGGTATGCTGGTGGTGAGTGCCACGATCGCCTTCTTCCTCGCCAGTGATATTGCCTTCCCCCAGTCAGCCGCCGCTTATCCTTTCTGGGCACAGCAAACCGCACCAGCAACCCCCCGGGAAGCTACCGGACGCATTGTCTGCGCTAACTGCCACTTGGGCGTCAAACCCACAGAAGTGGAAGTCCCCCAGTCGGTCCTACCGGATACCGTATTTGAAGCCGTGGTGAAAATCCCCTATGACACCAGCGTGCAGCAAGTGTTGGGAGATGGCAGCAAAGGCGGTCTCAACGTGGGCGCCGTTTTAATGCTGCCCGAAGGCTTCAAAATCGCTCCTCCTGACAGAATTCCCGAAGAACTGCAGGAAAAAGTAGGGGGTCTGTACTTCCAACCCTACAGCGAAGACCAAGAAAACATCGTCATCGTCGGACCGTTACCGGGCGAACAGTATCAAGAACTGGTGTTCCCAGTGCTGTCTCCCAACCCGGAAACCGATAAATCCGTCAAATACGGTAAGTATTCTATCCACGTAGGTGGCAACCGGGGTCGGGGTCAGGTTTATCCCACTGGTGAAAAGACCAATAATGGGGTTTACAATGCCTCTGCATCTGGGACGATCGCCCAGATTGCTCCTCAAGACGGGGGCGGTTATGCCATTACCGTCAAAACCGCTGAAGGTAGCGAAGTAGTCGATACCGTTCCTCCCGGTCCAGAGCTAACCGTATCCGTTGGCGATACTGTCACCGCCGGACAAGCCATTACCAACAATCCCAATGTGGGCGGTTTTGGCCAGCGGGATGTGGAAATCGTGCTGCAAAGTGCCGATCGCGTCAAATGGCTGATCGCATTATTTGCCCTAGTGACGATTACCCAAATCTTCCTCGTCCTCAAGAAAAAGCAAGTGGAAAAAGTGCAAGCCGCCGAGATGAACTTCTAAGGCGTCCAGAAACCCCCACAGAAACCGGGTTTCTTGCCCTAGTCTTGGTTTAAAACCCAAGATTATCGCAGAAACCCCTGCAGAAACCGGGTTTCTTGCCCTAGTCTTGGTTTACAATCCAAGATTATCGCAGAAACCCGGTTTCTATTGACAATGGCAATTGAAGAAAAATATATAGAAGTCAAAGGGCTGAAATGGTTTTATCGCGAAGCCCAGCCCCAATCATCAAACAGAAATCAAACAGAACAGCCGCCGGTGTTGCTACTCCACGGGCTGCCCGCACAAAGTTACACTTGGAC contains:
- a CDS encoding mechanosensitive ion channel family protein gives rise to the protein MVEESLLAGEAITRRQRQRRLTIIPLIQSIIKYFIYFSSGIAILRVIGIDPTPIVAGAGIVGIAVGLGAQNLINDIVCGFFILFENYYLVGDFIETEGAIGTVEAIELRSTRIRHPNGQQQIIRNGDIKHIINYSKQYIYAVVEVGVAYESDLDRVYQIIEQLGIELQEHYPESVMEPTIVEGLESFGVAQLFIRTLTKVKPGTHLHIQRVLRKMIKSRFDLEGIEIPHKGKPKFIPDAGTPVDTDGGNIPPS
- a CDS encoding DUF3067 family protein — protein: MNAQEIRQLLLQKWGASYDIQFRRTGGKLFLQIMWKYQEQASFPLSEAEYMEHLDTVASYLDAWGAAPQVQAYIAQTKEKPRLGKAVSIPLDLGDRASEWMLEKF
- the petC gene encoding cytochrome b6-f complex iron-sulfur subunit, translated to MAQASGSPDVPSMGRRQFMNLLTFGSATGVALGALYPVVKYFIPPSSGGAGGGLTAKDALGNDIKASEFLASHNPGDRTLAQGFKGDPTYVIVTEDKAIADFGLNAVCTHLGCVVPWNAGENKFICPCHGSQYNAQGKVVRGPAPLSLALVHVNVADDKINLTQWKETDFRTGEEPWWA
- the petA gene encoding cytochrome f, with product MLVVSATIAFFLASDIAFPQSAAAYPFWAQQTAPATPREATGRIVCANCHLGVKPTEVEVPQSVLPDTVFEAVVKIPYDTSVQQVLGDGSKGGLNVGAVLMLPEGFKIAPPDRIPEELQEKVGGLYFQPYSEDQENIVIVGPLPGEQYQELVFPVLSPNPETDKSVKYGKYSIHVGGNRGRGQVYPTGEKTNNGVYNASASGTIAQIAPQDGGGYAITVKTAEGSEVVDTVPPGPELTVSVGDTVTAGQAITNNPNVGGFGQRDVEIVLQSADRVKWLIALFALVTITQIFLVLKKKQVEKVQAAEMNF